From the genome of Marixanthomonas ophiurae, one region includes:
- a CDS encoding TonB-dependent receptor: MKNTLLVLLLFLTQLAFSQTGSVNGTINDGEYNDVLPFANVVVKGTQTGTTSDFEGKYTLDLKPGTYTLVFSFVGYQTKEITDIIISENESTAVNVTLQASAGQLDEVIITTTARKNTEAAVLSLQKNSVNLMDGLSLESIKKTGASSVANAVKNVPGVSIQGGKFVYVRGLGDRYTKSILNGVDVPGLDPDRNTLQLDIFPTQILENILVVKSATADQPADFTGGVVDIVTKDIPSREEYSLSIGASYNSDFHFQDNYLVSDKSNTDFLGFDDGLRDNPLVPNQDVPLPQQNGEVAQVITQRFNPTLAAQREQSLMDFKLSATAGNQYEIGDNKLGFLASLSYKNETKYYDEYVDGQIYRKDETDKSNFELLADRTQNGDVGNNNVLISGLAGLSFKTEKSKYRFNVLHIQNGESEASIFRQSNFIISSNNVKKDNLIYTERAITNGLLSGKHSLGSENNWTIEWKLSPTIARIDDKDFRVTPFRVSTNSQTGEEVFTIEPSESGLPSRFYRNLEEINLAGKLDIEKKHTLFGYDAKVKFGGAYTYKQRDFEVVKFAIPFLNFPSASLGGNPNLILDDENVYNPTTNSGFYIRDDSNDSDSYDSEVSVAAGYLSEEFKVTSWFNAILGVRFEKFDLIYTGENQNGTELVDATILDKSDFFPSANLIFDLDEDGNEKIRASYARTTARPSFKEASLAEIFDPISSTTFIGNIDLQPSYINNFDLRFEKYGENSDFFALSGFYKSFNDPIELSFIRRAYGQYTPLNLGDANVFGGEIEVRKNLGFIDGLQDLSFNANFSLIESQQDYSDDEREGRLDNLREGETLDDTRQLQGQSPYLINVGLNYNNDDTGWQGGLFYNTQGKTLQIVGAGDVADVFTLPFHNVKLNISKTFGENKNSTISLQFENLLDDDVESVYQSFGGEDQIYSKWNPGQEISLSYSIRF; the protein is encoded by the coding sequence ATGAAAAATACGTTACTAGTATTATTACTTTTTTTAACACAATTAGCCTTTAGTCAAACAGGTTCTGTAAACGGCACCATAAATGATGGAGAGTACAACGATGTCCTTCCATTTGCAAATGTTGTAGTTAAAGGAACTCAAACAGGAACTACATCAGACTTTGAAGGAAAATACACATTAGATTTAAAGCCAGGTACCTATACATTGGTTTTTTCGTTTGTTGGATATCAAACTAAAGAAATAACAGATATTATTATTTCTGAAAACGAATCTACAGCTGTTAATGTAACGCTACAAGCAAGTGCTGGTCAATTAGACGAGGTAATAATTACTACAACTGCCCGAAAAAACACTGAAGCAGCTGTTCTTAGCTTACAGAAAAATTCAGTTAATTTAATGGATGGTCTATCTCTTGAAAGTATTAAAAAAACAGGGGCTAGTAGTGTAGCAAATGCTGTTAAAAATGTACCAGGTGTTTCTATTCAAGGTGGAAAATTTGTGTATGTAAGAGGGCTTGGCGACCGGTACACAAAATCTATTTTAAACGGAGTAGATGTTCCAGGTCTTGACCCAGACAGAAATACATTACAACTTGACATTTTCCCTACCCAAATACTAGAAAATATTTTAGTTGTTAAATCTGCTACAGCAGATCAACCTGCAGACTTTACTGGTGGTGTTGTTGATATTGTAACAAAAGACATCCCAAGCCGAGAAGAATATAGTTTATCTATAGGAGCAAGTTATAATTCAGATTTCCACTTTCAGGATAATTATTTAGTATCTGATAAAAGTAACACCGACTTTTTAGGTTTTGATGATGGCTTGAGAGATAACCCATTGGTTCCTAATCAAGATGTGCCATTACCACAACAAAACGGTGAGGTTGCACAAGTTATAACACAACGTTTTAACCCAACCTTAGCTGCACAACGTGAACAAAGTTTGATGGATTTTAAATTATCAGCCACAGCTGGTAATCAATATGAAATTGGTGATAACAAACTTGGGTTTTTAGCTTCATTGTCTTACAAAAATGAAACTAAATACTATGATGAATATGTTGATGGCCAGATATACAGAAAAGATGAAACTGATAAATCTAACTTTGAACTACTTGCCGATAGAACCCAAAATGGAGACGTAGGTAACAACAATGTATTAATTAGTGGTTTAGCTGGATTGTCTTTCAAAACTGAAAAATCTAAATATAGATTTAATGTACTTCACATTCAAAATGGAGAATCTGAAGCATCAATCTTTAGACAAAGTAACTTTATTATAAGCAGCAATAATGTAAAGAAAGATAATTTAATTTACACTGAAAGAGCTATAACCAATGGTTTATTAAGCGGAAAACACTCTTTGGGAAGTGAAAATAATTGGACTATTGAATGGAAGTTATCTCCTACTATAGCCCGAATTGACGATAAAGATTTTAGAGTAACACCTTTTAGAGTGTCTACTAACTCACAAACTGGCGAAGAAGTTTTCACAATCGAACCTAGTGAGTCTGGTCTACCTTCAAGGTTTTATAGAAACTTAGAAGAAATAAATTTAGCTGGAAAATTAGATATTGAAAAAAAACACACCCTATTTGGTTACGACGCTAAAGTAAAATTTGGTGGTGCTTATACGTATAAGCAACGTGATTTTGAAGTAGTTAAATTTGCAATCCCATTCTTAAACTTTCCATCGGCTTCGTTAGGCGGAAATCCTAATTTAATTCTTGATGATGAGAATGTATATAATCCAACTACAAATAGTGGTTTTTATATTAGAGATGACTCTAACGACTCAGATTCATATGATTCTGAGGTATCTGTTGCTGCAGGATATCTTTCAGAAGAGTTTAAAGTTACCAGTTGGTTTAATGCTATTTTAGGAGTTCGTTTTGAAAAATTCGATTTAATCTACACTGGAGAAAACCAAAATGGAACTGAATTAGTTGATGCTACTATTTTAGATAAGTCCGACTTTTTCCCTTCAGCAAATTTAATCTTTGACCTTGATGAAGATGGCAATGAAAAAATACGAGCTTCATACGCACGTACTACCGCAAGACCTTCATTTAAAGAAGCATCATTAGCTGAAATTTTCGATCCTATTAGTAGCACCACTTTTATTGGTAACATTGATCTACAGCCTAGTTATATCAATAACTTTGATTTGCGGTTTGAAAAATACGGCGAAAACAGTGATTTCTTCGCATTAAGTGGTTTTTATAAATCATTTAATGATCCAATTGAACTTTCCTTTATTAGAAGAGCGTATGGACAGTACACCCCTTTAAACCTTGGAGACGCTAATGTTTTTGGAGGAGAAATTGAGGTTAGAAAAAACCTTGGTTTTATTGATGGGTTGCAGGACCTCTCATTCAACGCCAATTTTTCATTAATAGAATCACAACAGGACTACAGTGACGATGAAAGGGAAGGAAGACTTGATAACCTTAGAGAAGGCGAAACACTAGACGATACACGCCAACTTCAAGGTCAATCTCCTTACTTAATTAATGTTGGACTTAATTATAACAACGACGACACTGGCTGGCAAGGTGGATTGTTTTATAATACGCAAGGTAAAACATTACAAATTGTAGGTGCAGGTGATGTAGCCGATGTATTTACGCTACCCTTCCATAATGTTAAGTTGAATATTTCAAAGACATTTGGTGAAAACAAAAATTCTACAATTAGTTTACAATTTGAAAATTTATTAGATGACGACGTAGAAAGTGTTTATCAATCTTTTGGTGGAGAAGATCAAATTTATTCTAAGTGGAACCCCGGACAAGAAATTAGCCTTTCTTATAGTATTCGGTTTTAG
- a CDS encoding toxin-antitoxin system YwqK family antitoxin, which produces MKNIITLLALVAIVAIGTAQEKNNKDKYVLTGLDGNVVEATLYHDNGVVAQTGFYTLDNKLQGKWVSYDTNGNKTAIAEYDKGKKVGSWVFFQGETIKEVTYMNSKIAKVNTFKKDNTQIVSN; this is translated from the coding sequence ATGAAAAATATAATCACACTTCTAGCTTTAGTAGCCATAGTAGCAATAGGTACAGCTCAAGAAAAAAATAATAAAGATAAGTATGTACTTACTGGATTGGATGGTAATGTTGTTGAGGCAACTTTGTATCACGATAATGGTGTAGTGGCACAAACAGGCTTTTATACCTTAGATAATAAATTACAAGGTAAATGGGTAAGTTATGACACGAATGGAAATAAAACAGCTATTGCAGAATATGACAAAGGAAAAAAAGTAGGATCTTGGGTTTTCTTTCAAGGTGAGACCATAAAAGAAGTTACTTATATGAATTCTAAAATTGCAAAAGTGAATACTTTTAAAAAGGATAACACTCAGATTGTTTCCAACTAG
- a CDS encoding deoxyguanosinetriphosphate triphosphohydrolase, whose translation MQWEKLLSLKRQGDTNKRLRIEQDETRLGFEVDYDRVIFSSAFRSLQDKTQVIPLSQTSFVHTRLTHSLEVSVVGRSLGRQVGKAILEKHPQLKKTHGYQFNDFGAIVAAAALAHDIGNPPFGHSGEKAIGDYFLNGKGKRFKEKLTPKEYQDLVDFEGNANGFKILTESKNGVDGGLRLSYATLGAFTKYPKESLPKKPTNHIADKKYGVFQSEKDSFKEVAEELGLLKRGEDNDMSYYRHPLAYLVEAADDICYTIIDFEDGINLGLIEEEFALEYLINLVKNTINTEKYHNLKQSSDRLAYLRSLAINTLITEAVEVFLEHEEEILKGEFSQALLDKSRYQAQINDIIKISIEKVYQSKEVVEKEIAGYKVLETLIDTFTTSVERVVNGEERHYDRLILKNFNDTISEKESLYKTILAACHYVSRLTDGKSLQLFDRVRGNFK comes from the coding sequence ATGCAATGGGAAAAACTACTCTCGCTTAAACGACAAGGCGATACCAATAAGCGACTACGGATAGAACAAGACGAAACTCGTTTAGGTTTTGAAGTAGATTATGATCGTGTTATCTTTTCTTCTGCCTTTAGGAGCTTACAGGATAAAACCCAAGTTATTCCGCTTTCTCAAACATCGTTTGTGCACACGCGTTTAACCCATAGCTTAGAAGTTTCTGTGGTTGGGCGATCATTAGGGAGGCAAGTAGGGAAGGCTATTCTTGAAAAACACCCACAACTTAAAAAAACACATGGATATCAGTTTAACGATTTTGGTGCTATTGTAGCAGCAGCAGCGTTAGCACACGATATTGGTAACCCGCCTTTTGGTCATAGTGGTGAAAAAGCGATTGGTGATTATTTTTTAAATGGAAAAGGAAAGCGTTTCAAAGAAAAGTTAACCCCAAAAGAATATCAAGATTTGGTAGATTTTGAAGGAAATGCCAATGGTTTTAAAATATTGACTGAATCCAAAAATGGAGTCGATGGTGGGCTACGTCTATCATACGCAACTTTAGGTGCTTTTACAAAATACCCTAAAGAATCTCTTCCCAAAAAACCTACTAACCATATAGCAGATAAAAAGTACGGTGTATTTCAATCTGAAAAAGATTCTTTTAAAGAAGTAGCTGAAGAATTAGGGTTACTAAAACGTGGTGAAGATAATGATATGAGCTATTACCGTCACCCCTTAGCGTATTTGGTGGAAGCGGCCGATGACATTTGTTATACCATCATAGATTTTGAAGACGGTATTAACCTTGGTTTGATAGAAGAGGAATTTGCGTTAGAATATCTAATCAACTTAGTAAAAAATACCATCAACACTGAAAAGTATCATAATTTAAAGCAAAGTTCTGACCGGTTGGCGTATTTACGTTCTTTGGCAATCAATACGTTGATAACCGAGGCAGTTGAGGTTTTTTTAGAACACGAAGAAGAAATTTTAAAAGGCGAATTTTCCCAAGCTTTGTTGGATAAAAGCCGGTATCAAGCACAGATAAATGATATTATTAAAATTAGTATCGAAAAAGTATACCAGAGCAAAGAGGTGGTGGAAAAAGAAATAGCAGGCTATAAAGTGTTGGAAACCTTAATAGACACCTTTACAACCTCCGTTGAACGTGTAGTTAACGGTGAAGAAAGACATTACGACCGCTTGATTTTGAAAAATTTTAACGACACTATATCTGAAAAAGAATCACTTTATAAAACTATTTTAGCCGCTTGTCATTATGTGTCAAGATTAACGGATGGGAAGTCGTTACAGCTTTTTGACAGAGTACGTGGAAATTTTAAGTAG